In the genome of Hippoglossus hippoglossus isolate fHipHip1 chromosome 9, fHipHip1.pri, whole genome shotgun sequence, the window CAAgggaataaaaacatatatcaTTGCAGAGTGAAACTTTGCGGTCACTTTGCCAAGACTAACAGATGAAGGTGAAGCAGATGCAGATGCAGAGGAAGTTGTCCTCTTTACCTAGCCGTCTGTTGACAAGCCTACCCCTCTCTGTGATGTGATGACTATTTTGTATACCTGCCTTAATGTGGAGACATTCAGAAAAGGCAGAAACagcttgtttgaaatgttttaggAACTAGTTACTTAAAAGTAGTAAATTACCAGTCTTTGTGCTGTGATCTGTAGATAACAGGCCTATAGATTCCAAAGGAGATACTAACCAATTCCAGCAGTCTGTAGAGAGTCTCTAAAAGACCATCGGGTGTCTTCAACTCCAAACTGGAAGGTAGCAGTCCTCTCAACCTCTGGCTTACACTGATTAAAGGACTACTGTTAACACCTGGGAGGAAATAAATGGttacaataaatagaaaatatgtgGTACTCAAATCAACAATTATATATGGCTTAATGGGGAAAACAGAgacattgtaaaaataaaaatgggatTGACAGAGAATATGTATAATCTCTATCCCTATCTAGTTCATCTTTGCTCATTTTAGAGACCTACTTCTATTTGAGGGCTGgataaaaattcaaatgaattcaaaaattgtttttaacaaCAACTTTAAAGGTTGTTGACTCATGATTGACTCATGATTGCTTGAGAGCGTGCATTGACAGGAACTTGCCACGGCAGCGCCATTCCTtgattgctactgcacagactcggGCTCCAAATGTGTAAGATGGCAGCGAAAATACATTGTATTTTataggttcagtgtgtaggatttagtgacatctagtggtgaagtttcatgttgctgctgaatgcccctcacctcaccctccccttccaaacatgaaagagaacctgtggtagccttcagttgttataaaaactcaaaggtgtttagtttgtccagtttgtactactgtaaaaaacatggcggcctccatagagaggacccactcccgatgtaaatataaagtatttaaatataaaaggatCATTCTAGGATAAACAAAACAgcaattcgtacaatttagatgattacttactagtgaaaacatcactagcattattttatattcactttctgcccatagatccctttcaccttaatctTACACTATGAACCTTTAACtacatttctggaaagtgggaggaagtgcaaACATGTTGCccatttttaaatatagtttatgGGTATTGATAATGAATGGATAGAGTTCAAAGTATCATGTATTATGTCTGTGATTGAATTGCACTTTTGTACCTATCTTTTTCTTCTAACTCTTAAATAGTTTCAAGTTTTACCATGTGCCATGCCAAACCTAAACATACTGTAAACCATGCTATACCATTCTATACCATAATATGTGCATCATATTGATTAATTTCCACAGTTCACTGTCCAGTTTTAACCCATGCAATGCGCTGCACTTGGCAGACTTGCCTGCAGCTTTTAAGTGTTGGGATTTCAGGATGTTTGTCTCAGCCATAAGCAGGAAACAGTCACTCCGTTTCCTCAGCTGCTGTTCGAAGGCGATGCGAAAAGCATCTGCAACCATCaatgcctcctctctccttgaACGTTGAGTATCAAGCTGGAGAACACAAGCatgcgtgcgcacacacacacacacacacacacacacacacagtttctaaTTCTAACAACCCttcttttaaatttagaaagataaattatttaaaaaattggtCAAATCTGCCCCCAGACAGCGGTTTGAGAGCTTTGAAGATAAAACATGCTGGTCTGAAGGTCAGGGGTCACAATAAAAGAATTGGCTCTTATAGAATATCTATCAGACTATCTTTTGAATTCTCCTTTAGAATTTGAGCTATGATGCCATATTTGCTCTGCAGTCATTCACGACCACTGCCCACATTGAAAAATGTTACATTTGTTTCAGCACTGGTTGTCAGGAAGTAGCATTGAAACCTTGTAATGACAGAACTCTTTTATTACACCTGTGTTATCTGCAATGTGTTTCCTATTTGTTCTGCTACAAGGAACTGTGACAGTGTTTCAGGTTTCACACGCCCTCATTCCCTCCTTAAATACCTGGACACCATCAGGTGAAATTAAACCTGATCACCATCAGCTGATCTCTGCCTGAGGGAAGTTGCTGCTGCTAAGCCTTTGTTGATGAGTTCATGTTTTGTTGCACAGatcatgtttatttgtatttagcTTGATAGGTTGACTGACTTTTAGTGTACTGAAATTTGTTATTTTAGCCTTGGAGACCCTGATGTTATTTTTAGCTTCACTTATACAGTATGTGAGCCATTCATTACTTATTCTTTTGACATTTGTTAATTGACAAATACCAATCCTTGCTACATTAGTAGGGTGTCACGGTCACTGCTTTTTGTCCTGGTTACCATTGTGTTTTGGTTGAAGTTTTAATGAATACTTTAGAAGTTATATACCTCCTGTTGCAGCTGAATTAGTTGCTTCCTGCTGATAGCAGCAGTGCGACTGCACGGACAAGCTTCCACAACTCCAAGACACCGGCAGGCCCCCAAGACTGCCAgctagaaaaagaaaaaaagtgagagaaaaccAAGACTACGGTTCTGCTCCTCCATTCTGGTTTTACTGGAATGTCAACTGCGAGTCATGCAAGGCTGTTTTGTGAGCCGAGACCATAAGCTTCATAAGCTTGATGTGACACCTGTGTTATTACCAACAAAATGTGCTTAGTGGTTTGGACATTACACAGTGTGTGAAGTAACTGACCTGAATGTGGAGCCTTGTTACTGATATTTGACTATAAAtatcatatctgtgtgtgtgtgtgtgtgtgtgtgtgtgtgtgtgtgtgcaatgttgATTGGTGCTCTCTCACCTCCAAAACACTTGCGTCTCTCTCTAAGCTGTACTGAGGTTTGGTTTCTTGATAAGTTCTCTGCTCCCTCACATTCAACATCGACAGAAGCTCCATGCTCTGCCGACTTAgaactgtaaacacaaacacataatgtTCATGATGATAACATAATAAATGCCATGTGCTGGGACCACGAGATGTATGTGTAAgtatggaaatgtgtttttgagttGGAGTTAGGAGCTGCATTATATGTAGTAACTTGACTCTCCAGACAGATCCACTTCACTACACAAATGGAAATGATCTCTGCAGACATGTATGGGTCACCTCAAAATCATTCTACATTATTCAGCATTTACCAGAATTTGCTGCTCGGAGCTCCTGgatctcattctctctttccTGCAGGTTGTCAGTCAGAGCCTTGTTCTCACTCAAAATTCTGATtaggacaacaacaacaataatgttacaatgcaaacagtgaaaataccaaacacagacatgagagtgtGATAAGAAAGTCAAACCCATTGTATTTCTGCTCCCAGGATTGTTCAAACTTCTTCATTTGGACCTGGCTGAAGCTGAGCTCCCACTGCAGACTGTTAACCTCCTGTAGGAGATCACGATTGGTatattttagttacttttagatagatagatagatagatagatagatagatagatagatagatagatatctcctcaccactatgccgatggaggggtgggtgaagtgtccacaaaacacttttggtgtctcaggggtaaacagcattgcagccaaatccaattgaGCGGGTGTGCGTTCGCATCGCTATGTCATGGTATACATGATGCCGTTTCTAGTCAAATATGAATATCTGGGCATCgcacgagcagtatggaggcatgttgtgtttctttctgttgttttattacgtctgaagaagtaGTCcctttggctgcaacactgtttacccctaaGACTCCAGAAGTTTCTTGTGGACTCAAAAACTTCACCCACACCTCCATCTGCATActgctgagtagataatgagtgaattaaaatttttcaatgaactatccctttaatgtaaTGTCCCACGACTATTTATGACAACATTTTATGGCCTTTTACACCATCTGTCATTGTCCTCTAAACGTCAAACTGTGTGATAACACTCATAATCGTTCGCTGAAAGAAAACGCACTTCTGCAGTTTTGGTTAATTAAGAGTTATTTGCAAATTTGAAGTCCCATTTGACAAAAGTCCAGGTTTTTATCAGAACATCAAATATAGCTGGTGCCATGTACAAACAGCAAGGCATTGGACTCAGTTCTAGACTTGAACTAATCCATGGTGAGAGCAAATTAGTATTGAAGGGCCCTAAGGACTTATTGGTTATGCAGATGCTGTTCCAAGCAACACAAGACAGAAACTTGATCTTCTGCACCAAGGAGCACACTGTTACACTATTAGTTTTCTATTAGTAAAATTGTGATGTTATCTAAATGGAGAACATGGtactgtgtgagagagacaacTGAGAGGGttgaaagagacaaaaatattCCTGAGCAAAATCTAAGTAAAATATTAGTaatcaattcaattaaattgtattgtatAGCACTAACACACAATATAAATTATCTCAAGGCAATTAACATAGTAAGGTCGAATCCTTACAAATTTGtaaagaaacccaacagtttccaCAACTTGCAAGCATGAAAACCTGAAGTTACACCATCAAAATGTGGTAAAAGAATGCCAGGAATTGAATGAATAAGTAGAATTACTTGGGTAACAAAACCTGGTATTAAACAGCCCTCACCCcaaatgcatacacacacacacacacacacactgccctctgccctctgctggtagTACATATTACATAAAACCCTTATAATTTAGCATTGAAAACAATTAAAGGAGAGAATCTGATTAGAGGAGTTGAAAAGGGTCCATTCTTCAACAAGGAAATTTGATCCATCTGACTACCAAATTTCACATTCAATCAGTCAGAATGTgtcagacagaggaacagagatCTCTCTTTATGGCACCACTTCTCAGCGCCCCACAGTTTGTCTATGATAAACAGGCAAAGATCAGCTGGTTCCTGAGTGTTGAGCTGAAACCGGCTGTAGAATGTTTAAGCAAACAGACCAAGCCCTTGTTTGAGGAGCATGCACTTTTGTGAGCAACAGGAAAGCAGTTACCTTCTCCAGAGCCTTGGCCCGCTCATCACTTTTCTGCAGTAGACTTTTAGTGTGACTTGTGGCTTTGTCAAGAATGGCCTGTGTGAAGAAGAGTCATTTTTACCCATTggcttaataaaataaagactcTACAGGCATTTATTTGCTGTGAACGAatcgggcccagtctacatccaggacatggttaaaccttacacccaAGCCagtccactccgctctgcatcggccaatcggaTTGCGGCTCCttcactgcgagggacagctagccactcaacaaaatcatgtgctccccattgacatcaggacagcagaaagtctacacatcttctgctgcaagctaaagacacatctcttccgactatgCCTTTAAGAAGATGAGGTCTAATAAGCATCGTCAATTCtggtgtatttaaaaaagaattattaaatataaatacaaattaagtTTAGTTGCTCTTATGTTGCACTTACAAGTAACACTtatagtttggcttttttgaagactaattgtacttacatgattcttgctgttctgggtttgtaccctcatgcacttattgtaagtcgctttggataaaagcatcagctgtatgatatgtaatgtaatgtaatgctcCAGGAACATTTGTTACAGTGAccagctgtttaaaaaaattccCTGTCTGATCAAAATAAATTACATCTTCAGTAGAAACCGGTGGGTTTGGGGACGCTTCAGAAAGGATAGAGGGGACAGAGAGTAGTGAGAGACACACTGctggttttggtcttttaataattatttattatttaagtaattgcttttttctaaataatttaGGTCAGGATTACTTAAGACCACAAATGGGAAGGGGTCCTGTTATTAAAACAAAGACCTTATTTTCAAAGATTTTGCAACTACTTACATCACAATCTTTTACTCACAAGTGTTATTATATTagcagtatttttatttttgcattttgtctttttgtcctttAACAGGTGACAGCATAAAACACAAGAACAGGTTCAGTTTGAGGGAGATTACCTGTGGT includes:
- the ccdc125 gene encoding coiled-coil domain-containing protein 125 isoform X2; the protein is MKTAKTHQGSDWRVPHCGSLDDMSKAELTDRLHEASEVIDVLCCELEVAHRYLEGKYQALKILQGKAILDKATSHTKSLLQKSDERAKALEKEVNSLQWELSFSQVQMKKFEQSWEQKYNGILSENKALTDNLQERENEIQELRAANSVLSRQSMELLSMLNVREQRTYQETKPQYSLERDASVLELAVLGACRCLGVVEACPCSRTAAISRKQLIQLQQELDTQRSRREEALMVADAFRIAFEQQLRKRSDCFLLMAETNILKSQHLKAAGVNSSPLISVSQRLRGLLPSSLELKTPDGLLETLYRLLELLNDKDEALAHQRKVSIMLAHSAEELQRQLQLDSHCLPSDPSESCILSKQPQDTSGNHNRSQQAADLSESNVQEKLELPVSQLQPGKPQGLSKSVTVPQELSAPLQTNIPPLSNHKSNDSEMKRPDQPES